Within Cucumis melo cultivar AY chromosome 4, USDA_Cmelo_AY_1.0, whole genome shotgun sequence, the genomic segment ACTTCACCATTGAGTTAGAGCCaggcactgctcctatctcgagggccccttacagaatggctccagctgagctaaaggagctgaaggtGCAATTGCAGGAGTTACTGGACAAGGGTTTTATTCGACCTAGTGTGAcaccttggggagcaccagtgttgtttgtgaagaagaaggatgggtcgatgcgcctttgcattgactacatagagctgaacaaggtgacagttaagaatCGCTATCCCTTGCCTAGGATTGGTGATCTGTTCGACTAGTTGCAAggagccaccgtcttttctAAGATCGGCCTGCGATCAGGCTACCACCAATTGAGGATCAGAGATAGTGATATCTCTAAGACCGCTTTCCGTTCGAgatacggacattacgagttcattgtaatgtcttttgagttgactaatgctcctgcggtattcatggacttgatgaacagggtatttaaggatttcttagactcgttcgtcatagttttcattgacgaTATTTTGGTTTACTCCgagactgaggctgagcatgaaGAGCATTTataccaggttttggagacccttcgagccaataagttgtatgccaagttctccaagtgtgagttctggctgaagaaggtaTCTTTCCTTGGACATGTGGTCTTtagtgagggagtttctgtaGACCCAGCAAAGGTTGAAGCTATTACTAGTTGGCCTCAATCGTCGACGGTTAGCAAGATTCGTAGTTTCCTGGGCTTGgtaggttactacaggaggttcgtggaagacttctctcgtatagccagcccattgacttagttgaccaggaaggggacCCCTTTCgtttggagcccagcttgcgatagtagcttccaggagcttaagcagaagcttgtgtctgcaccagtcctgacagtgccagATGGATCAGGGAACTTTGTGATGATGCCTCCAAGAAAGGACTGGGTTGCGtgttgatgcagcaaggtaggGTAATTGCTTATGCCTCCAGCCAGCGGAAGAGTCACGAGCAGAACTATCCTACccatgacctagagttggcagcagtggtttttgcactgaagatatggagacattacctgtacggtgagaagatacagatttttactgaccataagagtctgaagtacttcttcacctagaaggagttgaacatgaggcagaggaggtggcttgagttagtgaaagaCGATAACTGCGAGATTTTGTATCACCCAGGTAAGGCAAACGTAGTAGCTGAAGCgttgagtaggaaggttgcgcATTCCGTAGCgcttatcaccaagcaagctcccTTACTAAGAGATCTCGAGAGagcagagattgcagtctcagtaggagaAGTGACCTCATAGTTGGCCCAGTTGAccgtacagccgactttgagacagaggattattgttgctcaattaaatgatccttacttggtcgagaagcgtctATTAGTAGAGGCATTGCTAAgtgaggatttctccatatcctctggtGATGGACTTACTTTCGATGGACGTTTGTGTGTGCCAAAAGACAGTGCAGTCAAAGAAGAGCTTTTGAAGGAGGCTCACAGTTCTTCATTTGctatgcaccctggaagtacgaagatgtaccaagacttgaggtgtgtctattggtggaggaacatgaagagagaatgggcagactttgtcagtagatgctttgTGTGCCAGCAgatgaaggcacctagacagagGCCAACAGGGCTATTGCAACCCTTGGGTGTGCCAGGATGGAAATGGGAGAGcgtgtcgatggacttcattacggGACTgtccaagaccctaaagggctacacAATTATTTGGGTTGTCGTCGACAAACTCACGAAGTCAGCCTACTttgtgccagggaaatccacttccACTGCCAGTAAGTAggggcagttatatatgatggagatagtgagactacatggaatactcgtatccatcatttcagataGAGATGTTCGTTTCACaacgaagttctggaaaggacttcagctaGCCTTGGGCACGAGgctagactttagtacagcttttcATCCTCAGATCGATGGTCaaacagagagattgaaccaggttttggaagatatgctgcgaGCCTGTGTTCTGGAGTtctcagggagttgggactcccacttgcacTTAATGGaattcgcctataataacagctaccaggctaccatcggcatgacaccatttgaggccctgtatggtaagtgttgtagaTATCCTGTTTGTTGGggtgaggttggtgagcagagaatgctaggccccgagctagttcagaccaccaacgcagccatacagaagattagatcccGCATGTTGACaacacagagcagacagaagagttttGCGGATGGACGgtgtaaggatctcgagtttgaggtgtgaaacatggtctttctgaaggtagcacctatgaagggtattctgaggttcgagaagaaggggaagctaagtccgCGCTTCGTAGGaccatttgagatactggagcgaaTTGGCACTATAGCTTATCATTTGGCGCTGCCCCCATCTCTTTCtacagtgcatgacgtattccatgtctccatgctgaggaagtatgtcgcagacccgacacacgtggtggacttcgagccattGCAAATTTCTAAAGACTTGAGTTACGAAGAGCAACCGGATGAGAtcttggcaagagaggtcaagatgcTCCGTAATCGAGGAATCTCgctggtcaaagttctttggcgaaaccacggagttgaagaggccataTGGGAGAGAGAAGTGGACATGAGGGCCCAGTACCCTGAGTTGTTTGAGgaatagaactttcgaggacgaaagttttcaaaggtgggaagattgtaacggcctaaaatttgaggaattaaatttttattatcttaagtgtaaccTAAAGTTTTGGGTATTATTTTAAACGTTGAAGTATTTTACGTTGTGGAGGTTCGATCCCattggatatttgaaaaatatctaattgccTTGATGTTTAGAATTTATGATTGTTGACCTTAGGTTATTATGTATTGGATACTTAATTAATGAAGtttaaggataaaataattatgttatgaagataatataattatttattatttttttgaaagGGTAAAGGTGATGTGATTGGAGAGAGGGAGAGTAATTGATTTTAAAGGGGAGAGttgatgggtttaaatgaagagagagaatgagTGGCTGTTATTTGGAGTAAATTAGGGAAAAAGgataaaagaagataataattattttttttattaaaagggCATTGGAAAGCGTGGAagactattcatcatcttccccaACTAAACCCTAGTCCCAAACTCTCCCAACCCTTGCCGTCGCCACCGCCCTCCTCTAGATCGTCGCCGTCGAGCGTCCGTCGCAGGCACCGAACCGATAGCCACCCTTTCGACCGCGTTGGAGAGCCGTCCGAACCGTCGAGTGTCAGCCGCAAACAACCCGCGCTCGCATCTTCCCCACCGTAGTCTGCCCCGTTTCACCGTCGACCATCGGCCAGCGCTACGTTGTCGATAGTCCGAGCCCCATGTTTTAGCcgtcgcccgaacccgaaaccgacCCGCGTGCCGCGTCAGTTCACCGCATGAAGTCGACCGACCCGCGTCCTTACCCACAACCCGACCCGCGTTCGCTCGTACAAACCATGTCACGCCCGTGCCCGAGCACTTCAGCCGCTCCACAAGCCGCGTCGTTCCATGCCTGATTCACTGCCGCGCGCCGATCAGCGCACCGCTCTATGCCCGCGCTCGCCCACTCCATGCCTCAAGCCGCGTCTGCGCCGTATTCGTGAGCTGAATCTTCCAGTCGAGCCGCCAGTTGATTTTCACCTCTTCAGTCGAGCCAACTGAGCCGCCAAACTCCCTTTTAGCCCTTTTTTGACCTACATATTCCGGTAAGCCTCGGtaggttgattttgatttttaaccATCCAACTAAGGTTATTTTGACTCTAACTAAATtggttgttggattaaattgacttaGTTAATTGAAAGCCGAGCTGGggatttgtccaactaagtccaaac encodes:
- the LOC127148869 gene encoding uncharacterized protein LOC127148869, producing the protein MAIRSFATRQHAKQQEFLKLEQSDMTMEQYDVKFDMLSHFTPDVVRDEASRIDKFVRGLRLDLQGIVRVVQPATHADALCIALDLSLQERADPSKVAGRGSSLGQKRKAESQRDLRSRDVFQWHRQELATVGRTLRELPTCGSEGVSVDPAKVEAITSWPQSSTVSKIRSFLGLVGYYRSPDSARWIRELCDDASKKGLGCVLMQQGKANVVAEALSRKVAHSVALITKQAPLLRDLERAEIAVSRLLVEALLSEDFSISSGDGLTFDGRLCVPKDSAVKEELLKEAHSSSFAMHPGRWKWESVSMDFITGLSKTLKGYTIIWVVVDKLTKSAYFVPGKSTSTANRDVRFTTKFWKGLQLALGTRLDFSTAFHPQIDGQTERLNQVLEDMLRACVLEFSGNLSYEEQPDEILAREVKMLRNRGISLVKVLWRNHGVEEAIWEREVDMRAQYPELFEE